Proteins encoded in a region of the Ptychodera flava strain L36383 chromosome 4, AS_Pfla_20210202, whole genome shotgun sequence genome:
- the LOC139132139 gene encoding chromosome partition protein Smc-like — protein sequence MISAVFLFDGPKQVNDTSNEPQLYHTYSRGREEVGFSDILRQEIERRNLLENMLEATNTRIAELERPTKEMQRSQADRITKLYDIVNNLVGKQERDGGTSEQNAARQTRLEEEFKSLKDVIAGLQLSIETKDREKDALVENKQALDEEKLNIRQENKKLTETLEKLTKENKSLQGKVMSLESTIFALKDEVRGQQSQVEDMKINGEELKSGMVKNAEVLKTISSNMPVLKELSQLVDKLQEMLKKADNFLVIEMVVQGCQT from the coding sequence atgatatctgctgtttttctttttgatgGCCCTAAACAGGTAAACGATACGTCCAATGAACCTCAGCTTTACCATACATATTCAAGGGGAAGGGAAGAAGTTGGCTTTTCAGATATACTCAGGCAAGAAATTGAGAGGAGAAATTTATTGGAGAACATGCTAGAAGCTACAAACACGAGGATTGCAGAGTTGGAAAGACCTACAAAAGAAATGCAGCGTAGCCAGGCTGATAGGATCACTAAGCTGTACGATATAGTTAATAACTTGGTTGGAAAACAGGAAAGAGATGGAGGTACCAGTGAACAGAATGCTGCCAGACAAACCAGACTTGAAGAAGAATTTAAGTCTCTGAAAGACGTTATTGCAGGGTTACAGTTGAGTATAGAAACGAAAGATAGAGAGAAGGATGCACTTGTAGAAAACAAACAAGCTCTTGATGAAGAGAAGTTAAATATAAGACAAGAAAACAAGAAGCTGACCGAAACACTGGAAAAACTCACAAAGGAGAATAAAAGCCTGCAAGGCAAAGTAATGTCATTAGAAAGCACAATATTTGCACTGAAAGACGAAGTCAGAGGACAACAGTCTCAGGTTGAAGATATGAAAATAAATGGTGAAGAACTGAAAAGTGGGATGGTGAAGAACGCCGAAGTTCTTAAAACAATCTCTTCTAATATGCCAGTCCTCAAAGAGTTATCACAGTTAGTAGACAAACTGCAAGAGATGTTAAAGAAGGCCGACAACTTTTTGGTGATAGAAATGGTGGTGCAGGGATGCCAAACTTAA